CACCGGCCAGGCCCCCTGCACCACCATATACTCCGCCACGAACCCGGCCAGCCCCGGCAGACCTACCGAAGCCATCGCACAGTAAAGCAAGATCCCCCCGTATACCGGCATCCGCGTCCAGAGCCCGCCGTAGGCCTCCAGGTCTCGGGTATGGGTCCGATCATAAACCACCCCCACCAGCGCGAACATCGCCGCCGAGGAGAGACCATGGGCAAACAACTGCAGGGCCGCCCCGTTCACGGCGATCCGGGCATGATCGCGGATCGCCGGGTTCCCCAGCGCATAGCCCGCTACGGCGATCCCCAGGACGACGAACCCCATATGGTTCACCGAGGAGTAAGCCACGAGCCGCTTGAAGTCCCGCTGGCCCAGCGCGGCATAGGCGCCGAAAATGATGGCGGCTGTCGCCAGAAGGGCGAGGGCGAGGGCGAAGCGGGCGGATTCCGCCGGGAAGAGCGGGAAAACAATGCGCAGGAAACCATAGGCCCCCAGTTTTAACAGGATCCCCGCCAGGATCATAGAACCTGCTGTCGGGGCCTCCGTGTGTGCATCCGGCAACCAGGTGTGGAAAGGCCACACCGGGACCTTAATGGCGAAAGCGATGACGAAAGCCCAGAAGACAATCGCCTTCACCACCTCCATCGGAACCCCCGCCAGGGCCCCCTGGAGGGCCGGCCAGCGCCGGCTGATCTCGAGCAAATCGAAAGTGCCCCCCTGCGTGCCTCCCAGGGCAGCCCAGATCAACTGGATGCCCAGCAAGAGGCCCAGGGACCCGGCCATGGTGTAAAGAATGAACTTCAGCGCAGCGTAATGCCGCCGCTCCGGCGCCCCCCAGTTGTTGATCAGGAAATACATCGGCACCAGCCCCAGCTCCCAGAACAAGAAGAACAACAGGAGGTCCAGGCTGACGAAGACCCCCAGGATCCCGGTCTCCAGGGCCAGAAAGAGCGCGAAGTAGGTTCGCGGATCTTCCGTGATGTGAAAGGAGATCAGGACTCCCAGCGGGGTGAGCAGGGCCGTCAGGAAGATCAGCATGACGCTCAGCCCATCCACCCCCACGTAATAGCTGGCGTTCACCTGGGGGAACCACACCGCGCGCTCCACGAACTGGAAGCCGGGCTGGCGGAGGTCGAAGTTCAGCCAGAGCCAGGCAGAGAGGATAAGGGGAATCAGACTGAACAAGAGGGCCAGCCCCCGATGCAGACGAACACTATCCCGCGGGGTCAGGGCGATAATCCCCGCGCCCAGCAACGGGAGAAATGTGATCAGGGTCAGGATCGGGATCGTATGCCCGAAAAGCACCATCGCTCGCTTCCCTCACCGTGAGGACTCAGGGTAGAGACATCGCATGGTGGCCCATCCGGAAACCAGGGCAATGCGATGAGCAACCTGGGCGCCTTCTCCCAATCAGAACCCCCGCAACATGGGCGCCACCGTGTAGAGAACAATGAAGCCCAGGACG
The sequence above is drawn from the Thermoflexus sp. genome and encodes:
- a CDS encoding NADH-quinone oxidoreductase subunit M, coding for MVLFGHTIPILTLITFLPLLGAGIIALTPRDSVRLHRGLALLFSLIPLILSAWLWLNFDLRQPGFQFVERAVWFPQVNASYYVGVDGLSVMLIFLTALLTPLGVLISFHITEDPRTYFALFLALETGILGVFVSLDLLLFFLFWELGLVPMYFLINNWGAPERRHYAALKFILYTMAGSLGLLLGIQLIWAALGGTQGGTFDLLEISRRWPALQGALAGVPMEVVKAIVFWAFVIAFAIKVPVWPFHTWLPDAHTEAPTAGSMILAGILLKLGAYGFLRIVFPLFPAESARFALALALLATAAIIFGAYAALGQRDFKRLVAYSSVNHMGFVVLGIAVAGYALGNPAIRDHARIAVNGAALQLFAHGLSSAAMFALVGVVYDRTHTRDLEAYGGLWTRMPVYGGILLYCAMASVGLPGLAGFVAEYMVVQGAWPVFTALTALAMLGLLITGAFIMKAIQKVLHGPLNPQWARLPEMSAREILAVAPLMVFMLLTGLWPAWIVPTLDAALRGLLG